In Mycoplasma sp. Mirounga ES2805-ORL, a single window of DNA contains:
- the gltX gene encoding glutamate--tRNA ligase — MTKKIRTRYAPSPTGYLHIGGARTALFNFLFAKHFGGDFVFRLEDTDIERNVKDGERSQLENLAWLGIVPDESPLKPNKKYGRYRQSEKLERYRLLADELIKNGFAYKAYDTSEELELQHAESNKKGIPSFRYDRNWLKITDEEKQKRDSKGEYSIRLIMPNDKEYSWNDIVRGNISFKSNDIGDWVIVKSNGYPTYNFAVVVDDHDMEITHVLRGEEHITNTPKQLAIYEAFNWDTPNFGHLTVITNMEGKKLSKRDTSLKQFIEDYKNEGYHAHAIFNFLTLLGFTTSDNSEVMSQEEIIKKFDPDRLSKSPSKFDIVKMQWFSKQYFKNEDTKDLIKKLNLKDDEWNNLFIDTFKQNIYTISQLKDHLNNYLHCDNQKPNVDLNDSLDVIKTFEQELFTKNFTVDNIQNAINKTQEVTNKKGKKLFMPIRIATTYSEHGPELAKAIYLFGEDTIKERLSKWK, encoded by the coding sequence ATGACAAAAAAAATTAGAACAAGATATGCACCAAGTCCAACTGGTTATCTACATATAGGTGGAGCTAGAACAGCTTTATTTAATTTTCTTTTTGCAAAACATTTTGGCGGAGATTTTGTTTTTAGATTAGAAGATACAGACATTGAGAGAAATGTTAAAGATGGAGAAAGAAGCCAATTAGAGAATTTAGCTTGATTAGGTATTGTTCCGGATGAGAGTCCTTTAAAACCAAACAAAAAATATGGTCGTTATCGTCAAAGTGAAAAATTAGAAAGATATAGATTACTAGCTGATGAATTAATTAAAAATGGTTTTGCCTATAAAGCATACGATACAAGTGAAGAACTTGAATTACAACATGCCGAAAGTAATAAAAAAGGAATACCTAGCTTTAGATATGATCGTAACTGATTAAAAATTACTGATGAAGAAAAACAAAAAAGAGATTCAAAAGGCGAGTATTCAATTAGACTTATTATGCCTAACGATAAGGAATATTCATGAAACGATATTGTTAGAGGAAATATTTCTTTTAAAAGCAATGATATAGGGGATTGAGTTATTGTTAAAAGTAATGGTTATCCAACCTATAATTTTGCTGTTGTTGTTGATGACCATGATATGGAAATTACTCACGTTCTACGTGGCGAAGAACATATAACTAATACTCCAAAACAATTAGCTATTTATGAAGCTTTTAATTGAGATACTCCTAATTTTGGACACTTAACAGTAATTACAAATATGGAAGGTAAAAAACTTTCAAAAAGAGACACTTCATTAAAACAATTTATTGAAGACTATAAAAATGAAGGTTACCATGCACATGCAATATTTAATTTTTTAACACTTTTAGGTTTTACAACAAGTGACAATTCAGAAGTTATGTCTCAAGAAGAGATAATTAAAAAGTTTGATCCTGATAGACTAAGCAAGAGTCCTTCAAAATTTGACATTGTTAAAATGCAATGGTTCTCAAAGCAATACTTTAAAAATGAAGACACAAAGGATTTAATCAAAAAATTAAATCTAAAAGATGATGAATGAAACAATTTATTTATTGATACATTTAAGCAAAATATTTACACAATTAGTCAATTAAAAGATCATTTAAATAACTATCTGCATTGTGATAATCAAAAACCTAATGTTGATTTAAATGATTCATTAGACGTTATAAAAACATTTGAACAAGAACTTTTTACAAAAAACTTTACAGTTGATAATATTCAAAATGCTATTAACAAAACACAAGAAGTAACTAATAAAAAAGGAAAAAAACTATTTATGCCTATTCGTATAGCCACAACCTATTCTGAACACGGTCCAGAGTTAGCAAAGGCAATATACTTATTTGGTGAAGACACAATTAAAGAAAGGTTAAGCAAATGAAAATAA
- a CDS encoding DUF2075 domain-containing protein has protein sequence MDKINSPIIIHSNTENINLEIDKINNKKKKFITQYPIVYIHTSSEKKNVKVYVGETNDYFQRTDQHIKSKDIDDIFNCKNNTSFIIGHEHFNKSLTMDIETQLINYLFACDVKLLNRKRNPQNMYYPFEEKNKIFRRMWKQLNNINSTIFKPERIIRNSAIFKASPQERLTKEQKEALELILEKYNNAKNNVEQKQFILVEGTAGTGKTVLLNSVFYSIYDSMYDQIIKKHQNAKSTIEDLHNVVDESITSSINCYFVVNNKEQRKIYDDIAKKYGINKKIIFSGTEFINEMDRNNKKADLVLVDEAHLLLTQGKQSYRGKNQLNDIRDRANIVVAMFDKYQIISKEQVVEENQLDSLIQEAKDSNNYLKLDKQLRMKNINAQRWVDDFIKNEHISRIPNLDNYEIKIFESPEDLHKAIIDTTRKEVFSKTKKNIDEELSKIKNNLSRLVATYDWEFSNRTPTNSNEWEVIIGDWSLPWNKQNKSKKNKSSWVENENTLNEVGSIYTVQGFDLNYVGVILGDSVKYKDGKVVFDPSESKNVKLTSKRTTSDGTMKSYARELKKNEVNILMTRGVKGLYIYATDKQLRDALLSAAKDKNE, from the coding sequence ATGGATAAAATTAATTCACCAATAATTATTCATTCAAATACAGAAAATATAAATTTAGAGATAGATAAAATAAACAATAAAAAGAAAAAGTTTATTACACAATACCCAATTGTATATATTCACACAAGTTCTGAAAAGAAAAATGTAAAAGTATATGTTGGCGAAACAAATGATTATTTCCAAAGAACTGATCAACATATCAAATCAAAGGATATAGATGATATTTTTAATTGTAAAAATAATACATCTTTCATAATTGGTCATGAACATTTTAATAAATCTTTGACCATGGATATTGAGACACAACTAATTAACTATTTATTTGCATGCGATGTGAAACTATTAAATCGTAAAAGAAATCCTCAAAACATGTATTATCCATTTGAAGAAAAAAATAAAATCTTCAGAAGAATGTGAAAACAGCTTAATAATATAAATTCTACTATTTTTAAACCTGAAAGAATTATTAGAAATTCAGCTATATTTAAGGCTTCTCCTCAAGAAAGATTAACAAAAGAACAAAAAGAAGCATTAGAACTAATTTTGGAAAAATATAATAATGCTAAAAATAATGTTGAACAAAAGCAATTTATTTTAGTAGAAGGAACAGCTGGAACGGGCAAAACAGTTTTATTAAATAGTGTTTTTTATTCAATATATGATTCTATGTATGACCAAATTATTAAGAAACACCAAAATGCAAAATCAACTATTGAAGACTTGCATAATGTAGTTGATGAAAGTATAACTAGTTCAATAAATTGTTATTTTGTTGTAAATAATAAGGAACAAAGAAAAATATATGACGATATTGCAAAAAAATATGGAATAAATAAAAAAATTATTTTTTCAGGAACTGAATTTATCAATGAGATGGATAGAAATAATAAAAAGGCTGATTTAGTTTTGGTTGATGAAGCGCATTTATTACTTACTCAAGGAAAGCAGTCATATAGAGGTAAGAACCAATTAAATGATATTAGAGATAGAGCAAATATAGTTGTTGCGATGTTTGATAAATACCAAATAATATCTAAGGAACAAGTTGTAGAAGAAAATCAATTAGATAGCCTTATACAAGAAGCAAAAGATTCCAATAATTATCTTAAACTTGATAAACAATTGAGAATGAAAAACATTAATGCTCAACGTTGAGTTGATGATTTTATTAAGAATGAACACATTTCAAGAATTCCTAATTTAGATAATTATGAGATTAAAATTTTTGAATCTCCGGAGGATTTGCATAAAGCTATTATAGATACAACTAGAAAAGAAGTTTTTAGTAAGACAAAAAAGAATATTGACGAAGAACTATCAAAAATTAAAAACAACTTATCTCGATTAGTTGCTACATATGATTGAGAGTTTAGCAACAGAACTCCTACTAATTCTAATGAATGAGAAGTTATAATAGGTGATTGGAGTTTACCTTGAAACAAACAAAATAAAAGTAAGAAAAATAAATCATCTTGAGTTGAAAACGAAAATACACTTAATGAAGTCGGGTCTATTTATACTGTTCAAGGATTTGATTTAAATTATGTTGGAGTTATCTTAGGTGATTCAGTAAAGTATAAGGATGGTAAAGTTGTTTTTGATCCTTCTGAAAGTAAAAACGTTAAATTAACCTCTAAAAGAACAACATCTGATGGGACAATGAAGTCTTATGCGCGCGAATTAAAGAAAAATGAAGTTAATATTTTAATGACAAGAGGTGTTAAAGGATTATATATTTATGCAACAGATAAACAATTAAGAGATGCTCTTTTGAGTGCTGCAAAGG
- a CDS encoding L-lactate dehydrogenase, whose product MKKIIVVGLGNVGFTYVTISVARGLQAEWIFVDKNQEVADAHAHDFQDMVALMPRNNSTFRTGTLADAKGADVVVIAASIPADKTFADRLALAGANAKLMGDFGQQLKDAGFKGVVIVPANPCDVMAAAVHYASGLPFKKVISTGTLLDSARFKKIIAQRFNVSADSVIGSILAEHGASAMANWSQVKVGDADIATLIKTKRISANELDEILEKTVKEGFYIFSRKGNTQFGIATSIFEITDAVINNKRQVMNVGVKLPGGYKNAGIYSSIPVIVGENGYEYLPSKPTMTKEEWAKFEESTAKLAKVHEDTLDKIGIKVKFD is encoded by the coding sequence ATGAAAAAAATTATCGTTGTTGGATTAGGAAATGTAGGATTTACATATGTAACAATTTCAGTTGCAAGAGGCTTACAAGCTGAATGAATTTTTGTAGATAAAAATCAAGAAGTTGCAGATGCTCATGCACATGATTTTCAAGATATGGTAGCATTAATGCCAAGAAACAATTCAACATTTAGAACAGGAACATTAGCAGATGCAAAAGGTGCAGACGTTGTCGTTATTGCAGCTTCAATCCCTGCAGATAAAACATTTGCAGATCGTCTAGCTCTAGCTGGCGCAAATGCTAAATTAATGGGAGACTTTGGTCAACAATTAAAAGATGCTGGATTTAAGGGTGTTGTTATAGTGCCTGCAAACCCATGTGATGTTATGGCAGCTGCGGTTCATTATGCTTCAGGTTTACCATTTAAAAAAGTTATTTCAACAGGAACATTATTAGATTCAGCTAGATTTAAGAAAATAATTGCCCAAAGATTCAATGTTTCAGCTGATTCAGTTATTGGATCAATATTAGCTGAACATGGAGCATCAGCAATGGCAAACTGATCACAAGTTAAAGTTGGAGATGCAGACATTGCAACATTAATTAAAACAAAGAGAATTTCTGCTAATGAATTAGATGAAATTCTTGAAAAAACAGTTAAAGAAGGTTTCTACATCTTTTCACGTAAGGGAAATACTCAATTTGGCATTGCGACATCAATTTTTGAAATAACTGATGCAGTTATTAATAACAAGAGACAAGTTATGAATGTTGGTGTTAAATTACCTGGTGGTTATAAGAATGCTGGTATTTATTCATCAATTCCAGTTATTGTTGGAGAAAATGGATATGAATACTTGCCTTCAAAACCAACTATGACTAAAGAAGAATGAGCTAAATTTGAAGAATCAACAGCTAAACTTGCAAAAGTTCATGAAGACACTTTAGATAAAATCGGAATTAAAGTTAAATTTGATTAA
- a CDS encoding PD-(D/E)XK nuclease family protein, translating to MSNSDSKKIFLLNKTASGSYTDNNIGFEFINWFVSDNNKKYIYLTSNGNINKKRLDDLQYVFFCESNNGKLKITGYAKIKRNEDIEKYTTLSRSNSATKLYEKKNTNEKYMQKYLKLNEWNKSLIDYIEKNKINYNGMLLHKITDDNKWYEIATFLSLEAEELKIANKEIFLKESIQFRNRLYIDKTSADQITTSTSEIKLSDLIQNDNLWRDAKKMNEIEEDKKDNIISENNIFGILNIVQNEDRITYAIKHMLKNEDKWRKIFNKLGIEITNNSQIESQFRPVNTNDIIIDLYIKTDEKKYIIEHKVNADFHDNQLNKYMKEFENKTKYYVLCPGWAQAKLWKEMSENERLKYKFITYDGLIEYWQNINNENVSEQNKKISNDLLEVFKFNKLEATDRTRIQFLNKINKKINKK from the coding sequence ATGAGTAATTCAGATTCAAAAAAAATATTTTTATTAAATAAAACCGCTTCAGGGTCTTATACTGATAATAATATAGGGTTTGAATTTATAAATTGATTCGTATCTGATAATAACAAAAAATATATTTACTTAACATCTAATGGAAATATAAATAAAAAAAGACTAGATGATTTACAATATGTATTCTTTTGCGAATCTAATAATGGCAAATTAAAAATTACTGGATACGCAAAAATTAAAAGAAATGAAGATATAGAAAAATATACAACATTAAGCCGTTCCAATTCAGCTACAAAATTGTATGAAAAGAAGAATACAAATGAAAAGTACATGCAAAAATATTTAAAACTCAATGAATGGAACAAATCTTTAATTGATTATATAGAAAAGAACAAAATAAATTATAACGGAATGCTTTTACATAAAATAACAGATGATAACAAGTGATATGAAATAGCTACATTTCTTTCATTAGAGGCAGAAGAATTGAAAATCGCAAACAAAGAAATATTTCTAAAAGAAAGTATACAATTTCGTAATAGACTATATATTGATAAAACTTCAGCAGATCAAATAACAACATCAACAAGTGAAATTAAATTATCTGATCTTATACAAAATGACAATCTTTGAAGAGATGCAAAAAAGATGAATGAAATTGAAGAAGATAAGAAAGACAATATAATTAGCGAAAACAATATTTTTGGTATTCTGAATATTGTGCAAAATGAAGATAGAATAACATATGCCATTAAACATATGCTAAAAAATGAGGATAAATGAAGAAAAATATTTAATAAACTAGGAATTGAAATAACTAATAATTCTCAAATAGAAAGTCAGTTCCGTCCCGTAAACACCAATGATATTATTATTGACTTATATATTAAAACCGATGAAAAAAAGTACATTATTGAACACAAAGTAAATGCAGATTTTCACGATAATCAACTAAATAAATATATGAAAGAATTTGAAAATAAAACAAAATATTATGTTCTTTGTCCCGGATGGGCTCAGGCAAAGTTATGAAAGGAAATGTCTGAGAATGAGCGTCTAAAATATAAATTTATTACATATGATGGCTTAATTGAATATTGACAAAATATAAATAATGAAAATGTTTCGGAACAAAATAAAAAAATTAGTAATGATTTATTGGAAGTTTTTAAATTTAATAAACTAGAAGCAACGGACCGAACACGAATCCAATTCCTTAATAAAATTAATAAAAAAATAAATAAAAAATAA
- a CDS encoding 2-oxo acid dehydrogenase subunit E2, producing MIQELKKIEARTEKLTPIRKAIARNLKNAMQHVAYTSLVQKVDATKLWNHRKSVVKKIQEKEGVKLTFLSWIIKATTIALSEYPVFSAKVDEEKGEIIYPGSLNIGIAVDTPYGLVVPVIKDADKLDIIGIQKEIIRLASLAQDKKLKMSDMQGACFTITNVGSVGVLTGTPIMNYPEIAILGTGAIVDEALVKGDKIVPGKTMNLSIAADHRWVDGADMGRFNGRIKELLENPETLGDL from the coding sequence ATGATTCAAGAATTAAAAAAAATTGAAGCTAGAACAGAAAAATTAACCCCAATTCGTAAGGCTATTGCTAGAAACTTGAAAAATGCAATGCAACATGTTGCATATACTTCATTAGTTCAAAAAGTTGATGCAACTAAATTGTGAAATCACAGAAAAAGTGTTGTTAAGAAAATTCAAGAAAAAGAAGGTGTTAAATTAACATTTTTATCATGAATTATTAAAGCAACAACTATTGCTCTAAGCGAATATCCAGTTTTTAGCGCAAAAGTTGATGAAGAAAAAGGTGAAATTATCTATCCTGGATCACTAAACATAGGTATTGCTGTTGATACTCCATATGGTTTAGTTGTTCCTGTTATCAAGGATGCTGATAAGTTAGATATAATTGGCATTCAAAAAGAAATAATTCGTCTTGCATCATTAGCGCAAGATAAAAAATTAAAAATGTCTGATATGCAAGGTGCTTGCTTTACAATTACAAACGTTGGATCAGTTGGTGTTTTAACCGGAACCCCAATTATGAATTACCCAGAAATCGCTATTTTAGGAACTGGTGCAATTGTTGATGAAGCGCTTGTAAAAGGTGATAAAATAGTTCCTGGTAAGACAATGAACTTGTCAATTGCCGCAGACCACCGTTGAGTAGACGGGGCTGATATGGGACGCTTTAATGGAAGAATTAAAGAATTATTAGAAAATCCAGAAACATTAGGAGATTTATAA
- a CDS encoding rhodanese-like domain-containing protein, which translates to MVFCFSQNRSTAAVYYMQKMGFKNLYDLEGGFFIIEKIMIN; encoded by the coding sequence TTAGTATTTTGTTTTTCACAAAATAGATCAACAGCTGCAGTTTATTATATGCAAAAAATGGGTTTTAAGAATCTTTATGATCTTGAAGGCGGTTTCTTTATAATTGAAAAGATAATGATAAACTAA
- a CDS encoding MSC_0882 family membrane protein — translation MRKYRPIVNTGAIEIVQNNHEFGFSNTSAKVYRDPKNQISPRAYKVVRSEKILKLTLMLIHYIIMFLAIGMFLITYAPKITSYKILFDKVYNGYLFLFATVAFIAFCFGTKNLIEKAQWAKTIQRYRDAISIGDYASSNTFHNAYRKIVLKDVNLTWGLIFILTYQGIITAIIYGLYVSGSWDLTTKVLEIHFNWPAWLDGSFKNTVAFCIISGSIMIGLIIAFSVIILFDKKRLGDIDEFFGEKSIEIHDQIEKAKKERNKMWLRIYVVLVVLTILLPIAIFLVALWRSIRKKKKSI, via the coding sequence ATGAGAAAATATAGGCCAATTGTAAATACAGGAGCAATCGAAATTGTCCAAAACAATCATGAGTTTGGATTTTCGAATACATCTGCAAAAGTTTATCGAGATCCTAAAAATCAAATTTCTCCACGGGCATATAAAGTTGTTAGATCTGAAAAAATACTTAAATTAACTTTAATGCTTATTCATTACATAATCATGTTCTTGGCAATTGGAATGTTTTTGATCACTTATGCTCCTAAAATAACAAGTTACAAGATTCTCTTTGATAAAGTTTATAATGGATATTTATTTTTATTTGCTACAGTTGCTTTTATAGCCTTTTGTTTCGGTACAAAAAATCTAATTGAAAAAGCTCAATGAGCAAAAACTATTCAAAGATATCGTGATGCGATTAGTATTGGAGATTATGCTTCAAGTAACACATTTCACAACGCATATCGTAAAATTGTCTTAAAAGATGTTAATTTAACTTGAGGTTTAATATTCATTTTGACTTATCAAGGAATAATTACAGCAATAATTTATGGTTTATATGTTTCAGGAAGTTGAGATTTAACTACTAAAGTATTAGAAATACATTTTAACTGACCTGCTTGATTAGATGGCTCATTTAAAAATACAGTGGCATTTTGTATAATAAGTGGTTCAATAATGATAGGTCTTATAATTGCATTTTCAGTAATAATTTTATTTGACAAGAAAAGATTAGGCGATATAGATGAATTCTTTGGTGAAAAAAGTATTGAAATACATGACCAAATTGAAAAAGCTAAAAAGGAAAGAAATAAGATGTGATTACGCATCTATGTAGTCTTAGTTGTATTAACTATATTGCTCCCAATTGCTATATTCCTAGTAGCTCTTTGAAGAAGCATACGTAAGAAGAAAAAATCAATTTAA